In Methylobacterium aquaticum, the following are encoded in one genomic region:
- a CDS encoding zinc-finger-containing protein — MSAAPICCGQPARLTTGAEVYPHRPDLHDKPIWRCDVCPDAYVGCHPGTTDPLGTPAGPDLRKARRLLHERMIDPLWQTADRSGAYGPLDEEGRRTVRQAARGRVYGFLADRLGLTRDETHTGLFDLEQCRAAWRALSGVAYPEIREWAQRRRAAPKRKAA; from the coding sequence ATGTCGGCCGCCCCGATCTGCTGCGGGCAGCCGGCCCGCCTCACCACCGGCGCCGAGGTCTACCCGCACCGGCCCGACCTGCACGACAAGCCGATCTGGCGCTGCGACGTGTGCCCCGACGCCTATGTCGGGTGCCACCCTGGCACCACCGATCCGCTCGGTACCCCGGCCGGCCCGGACCTGCGCAAGGCTCGGCGCCTGCTCCACGAACGGATGATCGACCCGCTGTGGCAGACGGCCGACCGGAGCGGAGCCTATGGCCCGCTCGACGAGGAGGGCCGGCGCACCGTGCGCCAGGCCGCCCGGGGTCGCGTCTACGGCTTCCTCGCCGACCGTTTGGGCCTCACCCGCGACGAGACCCACACCGGCCTGTTCGACCTGGAGCAGTGCCGCGCCGCTTGGCGGGCGCTCTCCGGCGTCGCCTACCCCGAAATCCGCGAGTGGGCGCAGAGGCGCCGCGCCGCGCCGAAAAGGAAGGCCGCGTGA
- a CDS encoding helix-turn-helix domain-containing protein has protein sequence MPATSEPRTLEEMRSRVSLARARAERAAHARRLAKAREIARRSRVAWASLMRSDYGLFRRMQRLARLREAAEFKHIVNHPDGEAIVDLIVETARRHCVSVVTLMGPDRTAPVLAARWAAIAAVHEAFPHLSLPRLGHVFQRDHTTILNALRRLGLRPKPQQEASCVTPANIDSLPEQP, from the coding sequence ATGCCCGCCACCTCCGAGCCCCGCACCCTCGAGGAGATGCGCAGCCGGGTCAGCCTGGCGCGTGCGCGAGCCGAGCGCGCCGCCCACGCGCGCCGCCTTGCCAAGGCCCGCGAGATCGCCCGCCGTTCCAGGGTCGCATGGGCGAGCCTCATGCGGTCGGACTATGGACTGTTCCGCCGGATGCAACGGCTGGCACGCCTGCGCGAGGCCGCCGAGTTCAAACACATCGTCAACCATCCCGACGGCGAGGCAATCGTCGACCTCATCGTTGAGACCGCCCGGCGCCACTGCGTCTCGGTCGTCACCCTTATGGGGCCGGACCGCACGGCCCCCGTGCTCGCCGCCCGCTGGGCCGCGATCGCCGCGGTGCACGAGGCCTTCCCGCATCTCTCGCTCCCCCGACTCGGCCACGTCTTCCAGCGCGATCACACCACGATCCTGAACGCGCTGCGCCGCCTGGGGCTGCGGCCCAAGCCCCAGCAGGAGGCCTCCTGCGTCACCCCCGCCAACATCGACAGCCTGCCGGAGCAGCCGTGA